GCCGTGCCGATGTAGGGCAACCCGAGGGTTTCGGCGATGTCTAGCTCAGCCTCCATGTTGTTGCGGAAATCGTTGATGCCGCGGTGGCCGCCGATGCCGTTGAGCCCGTTGTCGTCGAGCAGCTGCCGGATCCGCGCGGGCGTGATGCCTGGCTCGGCCGACGAGGTGTAGCCGGCGAACTCCACATGCCGGTACCCCATCCGGGAGAGCTCTTCGAACACGGCCCGGAATCCTAATTCGCTGACGAGGTTACGGATCGTGAACAGCTGGATGCCGATTCGCCCGCGTGGGATGAGCCGGGCTCTTGGCGCCGCCGAGGCCGAGAGTGAGCTTGCGATGGTGGCCGTACTGACGGCCGCCGTTGTACCTGCGACAGCGCTCAGAAACTGCCGCCGGTTGATCTCCGGACGTGCCATGTCGTTCTCCTGGTGAATGAGACCGAAGACGATGGGCAGTTGCGCGGGGCGCATATGCGCGAGGTTCACCACCTCCGTCCGGCGCCCGACAGTGACTGGTTGATGTCGAAACATATTGTTAACCAAGCAATAGGTCAATACTTTTCGTCAAACTTTCGACATAAACTTGCGAAAGAACGACGGCCGTCCGCGTTTAGTTGGGCGCATTGGTCGCATGCGGCGTAAAAGTCGCCGAATCCGGTGATCGTCAGTGGGTTGTGGTCGCTGTGAGGTGATCGTCAGTACGCCGTGGTCGTGGGACTACGACCACGGCGTACTGACGATCACCGGCATTTGGGGCGCGCAAGGCAGCCCGTGCCAGGATCCGCGCTCAACCAGCCGCGTAGACGGCTTCGCTGATCAATGCCGCCGCACCGACGACACCGGCATCGTCGCCCATCTCACTGAGCACGATCGGCAGGTTCCCAGTGGCCAACGGCGGCGAGCGACGGTAGACGACGCCTCGCACCTCGGCGAGCAACGGATGCCCGAGCCGGGCAACCCGGCCCCCGATGACGATCAGACCGGGGTTGAAGAATGACACGAGGCTCGCCAGCACCCAGCCCACCCGATTGCCGCCGTCCCGGATCAATTGGACGGCATGCCCGTCACCCCGGCTGACGGCTTGAGCGACGTCGGCCGCCGTCAGCTCGCCTTTCTCCTCAAGCAGTGCGGCGAGGGCGGGCGAGCGACCGTTGCGGACAGCGGCCAACGCGTCCCGCGCGAGGGCCGCGCCACCGAAATACGCTTCCAGGCATCCAGTGTTGCCGCAGGCACACATCGGCCCGACCTCCTCTACGCGGATGTGCCCGATGTCGCCCGCGCAGCCGTCGACGCCGCGGTACAGCTGGCCGCCCACGATGATGCCGCAGCCGATTCCGGTTCCTATCTTGACGAATAGGAACGACGGCGCCGACTTCGCGACCCCCGAATGCTGCTCCCCCAACGCCATCAAGTTGACGTCGTTGTCCAGCAGAACCGGGCACCCGAGCTCGCGGGCCACCGCATCACGCACCGGATAGCCGTCCCAACCCGGCATGATCGGCGGTGCTGCCGGAATGCCGCCGTGGAAGTCCACTGGGCCGGGTACACCTATACCCACACCTGCCGGCCGGTCGATGTTCTGCTCAGCCAGCACCTCGCGAGTCAGCTCCAGGGCCGCACCGAGCACGTGTTCCGGGCCCAAGCGCACATCCATCGCCATGTGGTGACGCTCGCCCAGCACAGCCAGCCGGCCGTCGGTGATCGCCACGGACATCGATGTCGCGCCGATGTCGATTCCGACGAAGCGCAGGTCGGCCGAGAGGTCAACCAGGGTGGAGCGGCGCCCGCCGCGTGAAGCCGCGGGCCCAGCGGGCTCGGCGAGACCGAGCTCGGCGAGGCGGTTGATCTCACCAGCCATCGTCGTGCGGGAGACCCCCATCCGGTCCGCCAGCTGAACGCGCGACAACGGACCTTCGTCCCGCAGCAGTTTCAGAACCTTGGCCTGGGTGGGATTTTCGGCCCGGCCGGCCAGTGTGTGTGGCACGGGTTTCATCCTGCCACGCGGCCGTTTCGCCAACGGTCTCGCCACTCAGCAGCGTCGGTGATCGTTGTCAGCTTTTCGCTGTCGAAAATAGCACAATCGGGACACAAAGCCGCCGGACAACAGCCTGAAACCGGCAACGATCAACGAAGGGCTGGGTACTGGATAGGACCAGTATGCGGCGCACGCTGTGGCAAGCTATGCCCATGATCGATGGCCCGATACATGTCCTGACCACGGTCGCAGCCGTGGGATCCGCTGTCATGGCCGGCTGTTTCCTCATCTTCTCGGTCATGGTGATGCCCGCGCTGGCCCGGCTTTCCGCAACCCAAGGCATCGCGGCGATGCAGCAGATCAACATCGTGGCCATCCGGCCGGTCTTCATGACGACGCTGTTCGCTCCGGCGCTGATCTCGATCGTGCTGCTGATCGTCTCGATCGCTGAACTGGGCGAAACCTGGGCCGGATACGTGCTGGCGGGCAGCGTCACTTACCTCATCGCAGCGATCGTGGTGACCGCCGGCTACAACGTCCCGCGCAACAACGCGCTCGCCGAGCTGGATCCGGCCGACCCGAACGCCGAAGCCCACTGGGGGCAGTATGTCAGGGAGTGGACCAGGAGCAACCACGTCCGCGCACTCGGTTCACTGGCGGCGGCCGTCCTCTTCACCCTCGCCCTCGTTTCCCGTTGATCATGCACACAGCGCCGCGCCACAACGCGGCCTATTGTTCACAGTCCTCTGAGATGAGGGCTTGATTCGATTCATCCGGTACGATATGGCCGAAATGTCTATGTAGCTGCTCGTCAGGTCACCATTACTTGACAATGACGTGAACCGCATAGGCCGAACATGTCATGCACGGGGGTGCACATGGCCGAGCCTGCCGGCGTGCGCGAATGGAACGGCGCACACCTGCCTCTGCCCGGAACTTTCACCATCGACCCTACCCACACCACCGTGGGCTTCGTCGCACGCCATCTGATGGTGACGCAGGTCAGAGGCAGGTTCGAAGAGGTGGAGGGGGTCATCCACGTCGCCGAGAATCCGCTCGATTCCCGGGCCGGCGCGACCATCAAAACAGCGAGCATCGTCACCGGTGCCGCTGATCGCGACGCCCACCTCAGCAGCTCCGACTTTCTCGACGTCGAACACTTCCCCTCGATCTCCTATGTCTCACGAGAGATCATCGGCGGCGACCCCGACGCCAAGTGGGACATGGTCGATGGCAAGGTAGTACGCCGCCGTCGTGGCAGCGGGCGACTCCTGGTCACCGGCGACCTGACGATCAAGGGAATCACCCGGCCGATCACTCTCGACCTCTCCATCGACGGCGTCACCGGCGACCCATGGGGCGGTGAACGCCTGGCGCTCAGCGCCACCGGCGAGATCGACCGAGAAGCCTACGGCATGACCTGGAACGTCGCACTCGAAACGGGCGGCTGGCTGGTGTCACAGAAGATCCGGATCGAGATCCGCGCTCAGGCCGTTCGCGCCGGCTGAGCCGCGCAGCCGACGCGGGCTCCGGTCACCCCACAACAGCACCGGCCCGGGATACGCATAAGCCCATTCAAGAAATGATTCTCACTCTTGTTACGATACCCGTGCACATGGAATGAACCGACCCGTCGGTTCATCATACGAGAATGACGATCATTTCCTGAACTGAGAGGCTGCCGACAGTGACCGTGCCTGCCGGAACACAGCAGGCCACGTCCAACGACCCCCACCATCAGAGCACTCATACCGATGGTCGGGACGCGCCCAGAGTTCGATGGCTGAGCACCCGCGGCGGCATCGCTCTGGCGGTAGTTGTACTTACCGTCCTGCTGGTGGTGTCCGTTGTGGTAGCGATCGGCCTCGGCTCGGCCGTGGTGCCGCCGTCCGACACCGCCCGTTATCTGTGGGCGTCCGTGACCGGTGGCAGTATTCCAGCCGACGAATCCACCCGCTACCAGATCATCTGGCAGGTCCGCACCCCACGGGTGCTACTCGCGGTCATCGTCGGAGCGGGCCTGGGTGTCGTGGGCGTGGTGATTCAGGCAATGGTGCGCAACGCCCTCGCCGACCCCTTCATCCTGGGCGTCTCTTCGGGCGCTTCCGTGGGTGCGGTGACCGTCGGCGTGTTCGGAGCGCTCGCCACCGTGGGGATCTACGCCGTTTCCATCGGCGCGTTCCTGGGCGCGCTCGGAGCCACCCTGCTCGTCTTTCTGATCTCGTACTCCCGGGCAGGTGTCATGCCGTTGCGGCTGGTGCTGACCGGAGTCGCGATGTCGTTCGGCTTCCAGGCGATCATGAGCGTGATCATCTACTTCGCCCCCAGCAGCGAGGCCACGAGCACGGTGCTCTTCTGGTCGATGGGTAGCTTCGGCGCGGCGACGTGGGGCGCGCTGCCCGTCGTGGCGATCGCGGTAGCCGCCGGCCTCGTCGTACTGCACCGGTTCAGCCGACCCCTGGACGTCATGGCGCTGGGCGACGAAACCGCCGCGAGCCTCGGAGTGGACGCCAGCGGCGTGCGCAAAGTCCTCTTCGCGCTCACCGCCGTCATGACCGGCGCGATGGTCGCGGTCAGCGGCGCCATCGGGTTCGTCGGGCTGATCATCCCGCACATCGTGCGGATCATCGTGGGCGCCAGTCATCGTCGCGTGCTCACCATCACACCCTTCGTCGGCGCCATCTTCATGGTGTGGGTCGACCTCGTGTCGCGCACGCTGGTGGCTCCCCGCGAGCTGCCTCTGGGCGCGATCACCGCGCTCGTCGGCGTCCCGGTCTTCATCACCCTGATGCGCCGCAAGAGTTACCTGTTCGGGGGCCGTTGATGGACCTCAACCTTGATCTGCTCTCGGTGCGCCTGAACGGCACAGACCTGGTCCGCGAGCTCTCACTCGACGTCCGCTCCGAGCACGTCGTAGGGCTCGTCGGGCCGAATGGGTCCGGCAAGTCCACTGCGCTGCGGTGCGTGTATCGGGCGCTGAAACCGAGCTCCGGCGCCGTGTGGATCGGCGACCACGATCTCAGCACTCTCAGTCTGAGGCAGAGCGCGCAGCTGGTAGCCGCGCTGAGCCAGGAGAGCGGGACCGACCTCGATTTCACCGTCGAGGAAGTGATCGCCCTCGGACGCACCCCCCACCTGCGTGGCAATCAGCCGCTCAGCGCACGGGAGCGGGAGCTGTGCCGGCGCGCGATGAAGCAACTCGATGTGACCCACCTGGCGCACCGCGGAGTGCTCGAACTCTCCGGTGGAGAACGTCAGCGTGTGCTGGTGGCACGCGCCCTTGTGCAGGAGCCGCGCGTGCTGGTGCTCGACGAACCCACGAACCACCTCGACGTGCGCCACCAAATCGAGCTGCTCTCACTGCTCAAGGGGTCCGGCCTGACCGTGCTCATCGTCTTGCACGACCTCAACCTCGCAGCAGCAGCCTGCGACCACCTGGGCGTGCTCGCCGGCGGCCGGCTGGTGGCATCCGGAACTCCGCGCGAAATCCTGACCACTGCGCTGATCCGGAACGTCTTCGGCGTCGACGCCGAGATCATCGCCCATCCCCTCACCGGCGACCCCCAGCTCTTGTATTCGCTGGACCCGGATCTTGTGAAAGGAACCCCGTCATGACCCCGACCCGCAAAACGCTCGCTGTCCTGACCGCCGGCACACTGCTCGCCGGCTGCGGCGCGGATATCGAGAACGACGACAACACCACCGAAGCGGTCACCGTCAAACGGTGTGGTGAAGACGTCGAATACACCACACCTCAGCGAGCTGTGGTGTACGAAGGCGGCAGCGCGGACAAGATGTTCGCCCTGGGGCTCACCGATCACGTGCACGGATACGTGATGCCTCCGGCCAATCCGCCGGTGGAGGATTCGCCATGGGCATCGGAGTACGAGAAGGTGGAATTTCTCAGCGACGACCTGCTGAACCGGGAACTCGTGGTCGACGCGGAAGCGGATTTCGTCGTCGCCGGCTGGAATTCGGGCTTCAGCGACCAACGCGGCATCACCCCCGAGATCCTCGACGGACTCGGGATTCAGAGTTTCATGCACACCGAGTCGTGCTTCAACTATCCAGGCTTTCCCGAACGGGTGGACCCATTCGACGGGCTCTACGCGGACCTAGAGCGGCTGGGCCAGATCTTCGGCGTCGAGGACCGCGCGGACGAGTTGGTCGAAGAAATGCAGGCGCGCGTCGAAGCCGTCCAGGAACAGCTTCCCGAGGCTGACCAGTTGCGGGTGTTCCTTTACGATTCCGGCACCGACCAGCCGTTCACGGCCGGCAACCAGGTGCCTCCGAACGACATCATCCGTTTTGCCGGCGGCGAGAACATCTTCGCCGATCTCGATGAGCGCTGGGTGCAGGTCGGATGGGAGTCGGTCGTCGCCGCGGACCCTGAGGTGATCGTCATCCTCGACTACGGCGACCAGCCCGCGGACGAGAAGATCGAATTCCTGAAGACGTCATCGGTCACCAGCGAACTGCCGGCGGTGGTCGAGGACAATTTCTTCGTTCTCGACTACAACGAAGGGATCAGCAGTCCGCGTAATATCGACGGTCTGGAAAAGTTCGCTGGCTACCTACGCGATCTCCAGGATTCCTGACAGGATCGGCTCGAAATAGTCACCTAGAGTTATTAGTGCTGCTCCGAGACGGGTTGGGGGATGAATGAAGAGTCATGATTCCCCCAGTCCGGAGAATAAACGACCCTACTCATTGCGCGATAAGTATAGTAAACTCTGACTTCCTGCCAGGTGTACTTCCACCTCGCCCCATTCGATTTGCACCGCATACACATAGCCCGCTTCGGCTGCCCCGCTGGGACCGAGGCGGGTTTCGACGCGCATGTAAAGGGGGGTTGATGACTGAACAGCCAGACGACGACGCCGTGGCCGGACTCTATGTCTCACCGCAAGTATTCACCGCCGCCTTGCTCGGCGCTCTTATTCGCCAAGCGGGTGGCCGGGTCACCGTCTCAGAGCGGGCTTACAAGAAAGAAGCCGCGCGGGTCATGGAGGGCCTACGTACCGGTCTGACCGTCGAGCGGAGCCCGAAGAAGGGACACTTCTCCGTCCGGATGATCTCCGATCAGCACACAACAGACACACCACGCGAGTGAGACAGTAGCCCACCATCATGATGACCGCGGGCCGTCGAGACACGACGGCCATCACGATCGCCGGGCACGTCATTCAGGCGCGCCGCCGCAGCAGCATGGAGAGCGCGGCACCGAGCAGCAGACCCACCAAGCCGGCGGCCACTGCCCATCCCCACACCATGCCGTTGGCCCCAGATGCCTCGGCACGGAAATCCGGAACATCGTCGGGGTCGCCATAGGCGCCCTGCCGGTCGAGCGTGTTGCCGTCGGTCCAGCCGCCGCCCACGTCACAGTTCACCCGGTCTCGGGCCGACACGCCGTCGAGCTCCATGCTCAGCGATCGAGCCGAAGCGGTGGTGCCTTCAGGAACTTCCACGTCGGGTTGCCGCAGCCCACCGTCCTGCCGCAACTGATCCAGTACCGACTCCAGCAGATGGTTGGCCAGCGTCAGCCCGTCCATGGCCTGAGCGGCGGTGTAGGCGGTCAGAACTCGCGCGCCGTCGCCGCCGTTGGAGTACGCGTCCGATGCCTCCTGCAGTACGTCCGGCCACTCCTCGAGGATTCCGGCTTCGAATCCTTCGAGCGCATCGGTGACGTTCGCCAGATGAGCCTCGGGCCGAGCACACGTGGCATACATCAGGCGTTTGAAGGTCTGGGTCGCGTACTCGGTCGCCTCTTGTTCGGCATACTCCGGATTCAGATAGCTCGACGCCGCACCCGACGTCAGGTACCGGTGCTGGGTGTACTCGACCGGAACGGCCTCGGTCCCGATGGCGATCGGAATGTACGGAGCGGTGGCCGCCGCCGTAGACGCCACCCAGAGGGTCGCGAGCTCGGGGTGGTCGAGATCATCACGCAGCTCGGCGACGTGGCCGTAGCCGGCGCGGTCGTCGGACCATCGCGGATCACGGACCAGCCGCATCATGTCCTGCAGAGTGACCGGCGCGAGCTCTGCCAGCTCGGCTTCCAGTGATACCGGGTTCCGGTAAGGTGCGGGATCCTCAGGGTCGGCGACTTGTCCGATATCGAACTCGCCGGTCGGAAACTCCTGCTGGTATACCTCCTGGATATTGAACGGCTCGCCAGCGTCGGGGTCGTACCACTCCTGCTCCACCGCGAAGTCGATCAGCTTGGCTGAGCCGAGGTAGTCCGGATGTTCGCCATCGACCGCCTCGACCGGAAACTCGTGCATATAACCGGGATACGAAACCCTGATGTCGTCGGAGCCGAGGCGCTCGGCGGCCCAGAGACCTTCCCCGCCGGAAAACTCGATAAAGATCCACCCCTCGTTCTCGTCGGCGAACAAGTGCGAGTTGCCGCCGTAGGTGGTGTAGCCGTAGGTGTCGATGAGATCGCCGAGGATCTCGACCGCTTCGCGGGCACTCGTGGCGCGCTCCATCGCGATGCGCGAGAGATCCGAGTAACTCGGCCCGGTCTGGTCCTCGGGTGTCATGTCCCACAGTTCCTCGCGGGAGTTGGACCACACGTCGCGAGCGGCGACGTTGTGCTCATTCAGGCCGCCGTTCGTCAGCGGGGCGGGGAAACCGGCGAACTCGGAGTAATTGGAGGTGATGTAACGCGCGGTCTCCGGCACCTGCGGGATCTCGGTCAGCTGACCAGGCATGTCCGCCTCCTCGGTGGCCCCGACAGTGATCGTCGAACCCTCCGGGTGGGTCTGCCGTGGCACCACTTCGACCCAGTGGCTCGAGGGCTCGTGCCCGAAGCCACCGAGCAGCACGTGACCATCAGCGGTCAGGTCTTTGCCGACGTAGAAGGCGATGCTCTTGTCCGGATCGGCAGCACGCTGGCCAGCGGCGACACTACTTTCGCCAGCATGTGCGCCGGGCTCTGCCGGGGCGGCCGACGCGGGCACCGCCAGCGCCGCGAGCGAGAGTGCGCTCAACGGAATCAGTGCAGGCACAAGGACAAGAGACAGACATCGACGCATGGTGGTACGTGGCTCCTCACTCATGGGACGTGACGGCGCTCAGAGGCCGCTCACACCTTCGGGCCCGCTGCTGGGCGGGCACCCTTCTCAACTCATCTGATCATGCCAGCCACGTCCGTCTGGGCGCAGGTCGTCGCCTATCTAATGCTGCTCGCCGGCGTAGATCACCTCGACTTCGAGCTCGGCCAGCGCCGCCTCGAAGTCTTCAGCCAGCGGACGATCGGTGACCAGCGCCGATACACGTTCGAGCGGCGCTGATGCGAACTGAGCCACGATGCCTATCTTCGTGTGATCGGCGACGACCACCACCGAGCCCAAGGTGCCGGCGATCATCAACCGGGCGATCTCACTCTCGCCCTCGTTCGGGGTGGTCAATCCGTATCTGAGGCTGATGCCGTCGACCCCGATGAAACAGCGGTCGGCATGCATCGACCGGATTGCTTGCGCGGCCAGTGGGCCGACGTAGGAATTCGACCGTTGCCTGTACCGCCCCCCGGACAGGACGAGTTCATTGCCCTCACGCCATGCTTCGAGGGCCGCGGCGTTGTTGGTGATAACGCGCACGCCCTGCTTCAACGCCAGATGCCGCAGCACCTGCAGGTTGGTGGATCCGCTGTTGACGAAGATGATCTCGCCCGGCTCGACGAGGTCGGCAGCGGCCTGACCGATGGATCTCTTCGCACCGACCTCCAACTCGTCCTTGTCGTCATAGCGCGGCTCGGAACTCATCCGCCGCGTCAGGATGGAGCCGCCGTGGGTGCGTTCGAGCACCCCTTTGGCTTCCATGCGGGCCATGTCCCGGCGGATCGTCGTTTCCGAAGCACCGAGCTCCTTGCTCAGGTCGGATACGCGCACCGCGCCCGCCTCGATGAGCCGATCGTAGATACGTTGCCGGCGCTCCTCGGGTATCACGATGATTCTGCCTGTTGGTTCATGGCTGCCTCTTAGTGCGTCTGAGATCCAGCTCCGTCGGTGAGCACCCTGGCGAACTCGGATAGGTCGTCACACACGATAGTCGGTTTCAATGCCGAGGCCTCGGCAGCTGCCAGCGATGTCGCGCCGCTGAGCAAGAGCGCGGAGTTGGCGCCACAGTCCAGCGCCATCCGCACATCCGTTTCGAGGCGGTCCCCGACCACCCAGCAGTCGTCCGTCGTTCCGCCATAGCGGGCCAGCGCCAGCTCGACCATTCTGACCGACGGCTTACCGACAACCTCGTCGATCGGCCAGCCCGTAGCTGTCTCGATCGCGGCGATCAGGGCGCCGCAGTCAGGCACCTGCCCGTCCACGAGGGGGCAGGTGGGATCAGGGTTGGTGGCGTAGACGGGTATCCCGTCCCAGCGGGCCGCGCAAATGGCGTCGAGCTTGGCATAGGTGAAGTCGCGGTCCCAGCCCAGCCCCACGACGTCGGCCATCCGGTGGTCTTCGACCGGGCGGAGGCCGGCCGAGGCGATCTCATCGTGTAACGCCTCCGCTCCGACCACGTACACCGCGGCTCCGGCGCCGAAGACGTCCAGCAGCCGCGTCGAGAGCGCCTCGCTGGCCGTCAGCATCTGGGTGGGCTCCAGCTTGACGCCGAGGCGTTCGAGCTTCTTGACGTACGCCGACGTCGGCGACAACGAATTGTTGGTGACGAACACACATTGGTGACCACGTTCGGCCAGCAGTTCCAGGGCCTCGACCGCGCCCGGAATCGCCTCGTCCCCCCGATAGACCGTGCCATCGAGATCAACAACGATATACATCCATCAACCCTTGTCGTGTCATGAGCGCATGACGCTCGTCGGTGGCCCCTGGCCGGGGCCACACGTGGATAGGTGCGGGAATCGGTGACGGCCATCTCAGCGATTCGGAGACATGCCGCCACTGAGCCGGTAGGCGATCTGCTGCAGCAGCACCACGATCACCACCAGTAGGACGGACAGCGCCGAAGCGGTGAAAATCTCGCCTCGATGTAGTGCTTCGAAGATGCGGTAACTCATGGGTTGCCAGGCGGCCGGAGCCATCAGCACGGTGATACTCGTCTCCTTGATCACCGTGACGAACACCAGGATCGACCCGGCAAGCAAGCCCGGTGCCAGCAGCGGGAAGATCACCGTCGACACGGCGGTGAACCGGGACGCGCCGAGGCTGCTGGCCGCCTCCTCGACGTCGTTGCCGATCGCCTGCATGCTCCCGGCCGTCGACCGCAGCATGTACGGAAGCCGGCGGATCGCATACCCGACAACCAGCAGGAACGCACTCCCGGTCAGCACGAGGGGGCCCGCGTTGAAGGATTGGATGAGCGCGATGCCGAGCGCGATTCCCGGAACGATCAGCGGGATGGTGGTCAAGAAATCCAGACCGGTGGACTTGTGACGGTGCACGAAATAGGTGATGAACGTCCCGGCCACCAGGCAGATCAGCAACGCTCCGGCGCCGAGGATCAGGCTGTTGATCACGTTGTCGAAACCCCGGCCGAAGACCCGCTCATAGTGGGCGAGGGTCCACTCCTGCGGAGCCAGGCTCGCGCTCCAGCGCCGCGAGAACGACATCACGAACACCGACAGCAACACCAGCGTCGGCAGCAGCACGACGATCGAGCTGTACACGGCCAGCCCGCGGCACAGCCCCTTGGACCGGTTGAGCTCGATGGTCGCACCTCTGCCGGTCAGTGTGCCGTACCCCTTGCCGCGCAGCACCAGCCGCTGGAGCCCGAAGAACGCCGCCACGACGGCCGTCATCACGATCACCAGAACCGAGGCGCCGGCCCAGTTGAAGAAACCCGCGATCTCGCGATAAGCCTGTACGACGATCAGGTTGAGGTCGGGCGGCGCGAGCACGATCGCCGCGCCGAAGTCGGAGAACGCGATCGCGAAGATCAGCAGGGCACTGGAGATCACCCCAGGCAGTGCCAGCGGCAGTGTCGCGGTGAAGAACGGCGTCATGCCGCGGGCGCCGAGGTTCATCGCCGCGTTCTCCACCGATACGTCAGCTACCCGGAAGGCCGCCACCATGGGCCAGAGGACGAACGGGAACAGGAAGAACACCATGGCCAGCACGATTCCGGTCATGGAATTGACGTTGAAGATCGTCCCGTCGCCGCCCAGGCGTTGATACAGAGCGGTCGCCCAGCCGGACCGGCCGAACATGATGATCAGGCCGCCGGCGCCGACCATCGTCGGGATCACGATCGGTA
This genomic stretch from Phytoactinopolyspora mesophila harbors:
- a CDS encoding YceI family protein, whose product is MAEPAGVREWNGAHLPLPGTFTIDPTHTTVGFVARHLMVTQVRGRFEEVEGVIHVAENPLDSRAGATIKTASIVTGAADRDAHLSSSDFLDVEHFPSISYVSREIIGGDPDAKWDMVDGKVVRRRRGSGRLLVTGDLTIKGITRPITLDLSIDGVTGDPWGGERLALSATGEIDREAYGMTWNVALETGGWLVSQKIRIEIRAQAVRAG
- a CDS encoding DUF1772 domain-containing protein, coding for MIDGPIHVLTTVAAVGSAVMAGCFLIFSVMVMPALARLSATQGIAAMQQINIVAIRPVFMTTLFAPALISIVLLIVSIAELGETWAGYVLAGSVTYLIAAIVVTAGYNVPRNNALAELDPADPNAEAHWGQYVREWTRSNHVRALGSLAAAVLFTLALVSR
- a CDS encoding HAD-IIA family hydrolase; its protein translation is MYIVVDLDGTVYRGDEAIPGAVEALELLAERGHQCVFVTNNSLSPTSAYVKKLERLGVKLEPTQMLTASEALSTRLLDVFGAGAAVYVVGAEALHDEIASAGLRPVEDHRMADVVGLGWDRDFTYAKLDAICAARWDGIPVYATNPDPTCPLVDGQVPDCGALIAAIETATGWPIDEVVGKPSVRMVELALARYGGTTDDCWVVGDRLETDVRMALDCGANSALLLSGATSLAAAEASALKPTIVCDDLSEFARVLTDGAGSQTH
- a CDS encoding C69 family dipeptidase → MRRCLSLVLVPALIPLSALSLAALAVPASAAPAEPGAHAGESSVAAGQRAADPDKSIAFYVGKDLTADGHVLLGGFGHEPSSHWVEVVPRQTHPEGSTITVGATEEADMPGQLTEIPQVPETARYITSNYSEFAGFPAPLTNGGLNEHNVAARDVWSNSREELWDMTPEDQTGPSYSDLSRIAMERATSAREAVEILGDLIDTYGYTTYGGNSHLFADENEGWIFIEFSGGEGLWAAERLGSDDIRVSYPGYMHEFPVEAVDGEHPDYLGSAKLIDFAVEQEWYDPDAGEPFNIQEVYQQEFPTGEFDIGQVADPEDPAPYRNPVSLEAELAELAPVTLQDMMRLVRDPRWSDDRAGYGHVAELRDDLDHPELATLWVASTAAATAPYIPIAIGTEAVPVEYTQHRYLTSGAASSYLNPEYAEQEATEYATQTFKRLMYATCARPEAHLANVTDALEGFEAGILEEWPDVLQEASDAYSNGGDGARVLTAYTAAQAMDGLTLANHLLESVLDQLRQDGGLRQPDVEVPEGTTASARSLSMELDGVSARDRVNCDVGGGWTDGNTLDRQGAYGDPDDVPDFRAEASGANGMVWGWAVAAGLVGLLLGAALSMLLRRRA
- a CDS encoding ROK family transcriptional regulator, which encodes MAGRAENPTQAKVLKLLRDEGPLSRVQLADRMGVSRTTMAGEINRLAELGLAEPAGPAASRGGRRSTLVDLSADLRFVGIDIGATSMSVAITDGRLAVLGERHHMAMDVRLGPEHVLGAALELTREVLAEQNIDRPAGVGIGVPGPVDFHGGIPAAPPIMPGWDGYPVRDAVARELGCPVLLDNDVNLMALGEQHSGVAKSAPSFLFVKIGTGIGCGIIVGGQLYRGVDGCAGDIGHIRVEEVGPMCACGNTGCLEAYFGGAALARDALAAVRNGRSPALAALLEEKGELTAADVAQAVSRGDGHAVQLIRDGGNRVGWVLASLVSFFNPGLIVIGGRVARLGHPLLAEVRGVVYRRSPPLATGNLPIVLSEMGDDAGVVGAAALISEAVYAAG
- a CDS encoding ABC transporter ATP-binding protein — translated: MDLNLDLLSVRLNGTDLVRELSLDVRSEHVVGLVGPNGSGKSTALRCVYRALKPSSGAVWIGDHDLSTLSLRQSAQLVAALSQESGTDLDFTVEEVIALGRTPHLRGNQPLSARERELCRRAMKQLDVTHLAHRGVLELSGGERQRVLVARALVQEPRVLVLDEPTNHLDVRHQIELLSLLKGSGLTVLIVLHDLNLAAAACDHLGVLAGGRLVASGTPREILTTALIRNVFGVDAEIIAHPLTGDPQLLYSLDPDLVKGTPS
- a CDS encoding iron ABC transporter permease — encoded protein: MTVPAGTQQATSNDPHHQSTHTDGRDAPRVRWLSTRGGIALAVVVLTVLLVVSVVVAIGLGSAVVPPSDTARYLWASVTGGSIPADESTRYQIIWQVRTPRVLLAVIVGAGLGVVGVVIQAMVRNALADPFILGVSSGASVGAVTVGVFGALATVGIYAVSIGAFLGALGATLLVFLISYSRAGVMPLRLVLTGVAMSFGFQAIMSVIIYFAPSSEATSTVLFWSMGSFGAATWGALPVVAIAVAAGLVVLHRFSRPLDVMALGDETAASLGVDASGVRKVLFALTAVMTGAMVAVSGAIGFVGLIIPHIVRIIVGASHRRVLTITPFVGAIFMVWVDLVSRTLVAPRELPLGAITALVGVPVFITLMRRKSYLFGGR
- a CDS encoding ABC transporter substrate-binding protein — its product is MTPTRKTLAVLTAGTLLAGCGADIENDDNTTEAVTVKRCGEDVEYTTPQRAVVYEGGSADKMFALGLTDHVHGYVMPPANPPVEDSPWASEYEKVEFLSDDLLNRELVVDAEADFVVAGWNSGFSDQRGITPEILDGLGIQSFMHTESCFNYPGFPERVDPFDGLYADLERLGQIFGVEDRADELVEEMQARVEAVQEQLPEADQLRVFLYDSGTDQPFTAGNQVPPNDIIRFAGGENIFADLDERWVQVGWESVVAADPEVIVILDYGDQPADEKIEFLKTSSVTSELPAVVEDNFFVLDYNEGISSPRNIDGLEKFAGYLRDLQDS
- a CDS encoding DeoR family transcriptional regulator produces the protein MIPEERRQRIYDRLIEAGAVRVSDLSKELGASETTIRRDMARMEAKGVLERTHGGSILTRRMSSEPRYDDKDELEVGAKRSIGQAAADLVEPGEIIFVNSGSTNLQVLRHLALKQGVRVITNNAAALEAWREGNELVLSGGRYRQRSNSYVGPLAAQAIRSMHADRCFIGVDGISLRYGLTTPNEGESEIARLMIAGTLGSVVVVADHTKIGIVAQFASAPLERVSALVTDRPLAEDFEAALAELEVEVIYAGEQH